The Rhopalosiphum maidis isolate BTI-1 chromosome 2, ASM367621v3, whole genome shotgun sequence genome segment TttcaagttaaattttaagaagAGTATAGTGGGGTGTGGGGGGCATAGACCCCacgattttattaacttactatTGCAATACATACACTAAGCTGAAACCCACGTTACGCCACTGATTTATACAGTGTCGTGTGATGATTTAACTATTATGATgcctcctgaaataatggagataatataaaattctgaattataataagattcacatgactaagaactacaaatattctatgttttaatttattttaatgtattggtaaaatatttaatatacatatttttttatttaattattttcaaaaaaattgaagatggccattttgtagagttaatttttctgaaaatattgacgtttcaacattttgatttcattaatctcctgatttttaatattttttctatttccgAGAAGCCTGCCGTACAAGCACGCGGGccacatgtttgatacaatgataccactgtcgtattaaataattcgtaatttttttagaaattaaaaaaaatattaaaaatcaggagattaatgaaattaaaatgttgaaacctcaatattttcagaaaaattaactctacaaaataaccattttcaatttttttgaaaataattaaataaaaaaatatattttttaacttttttaccaaaacattaaaataaattaaaatatgaaatatttatagttctcTTCCCTgagaatcttattaaaaacccagaattatgatatctctattatttcaggagatttCGCAATGcatgggtaaatcctcacaGAACACCCAATATATAAGTCATAAGACttgatatttacttatttgaaaatcattcTCCGTAGTTTTTCGATGAGTGCCTCTTATATTCTTATTCACCACATTCATGTTTAACACTTATTTTCACCTGTTAATAGATcaagtattatttagtatactaCATTACTACAGTATTGAAATTTGTAGATATTGAACAAGATTATAAGGTCATCTTTCAGTTTTTCTTAGGGAGGGAAGGAATTTTCATCGGCTTGTTATTCTTTcggttaaaataatagaaatgtattataatttataacaaagcCAAAAGCTACAATAGCTCAAGTTActgtttaagttaaaatttaaatctcgaAGAGTACCttccattttataatattataaaaaatctgttatatttttataacaacgtGTAGAAAATATACGTATTCAAAATGTACTAAAATTACTCTGAATTTGAACTCTTATCAtcccatttaatatttaacgattgaatacataatatgtgttgcatataaacataaagttataataagacTCCTTAAATTAGcttcaataaatatactatgcaGACATGCAGTACGCTGTTGGCATAAAGATACTTAACAGTTAActgtaaaacataaaaaaatatacttacctaaaacaacaataaaatatactccgCTTGTCTTAAAACTTGTGaaaccaatattaaaacaacatttgCAAGTTTctagtaatgaataatgattcaCTGAATGACAAACAAATTGTTGTTGTTCTCTATAAACCATGAAATGTCAAGTGATGTGATTGATAtgtgacaaaataataaattctttattaacTTCTAAATTAGCGCGAAACTATGTTTTATATTCTTCTCCACGAAAAATCATATTGTCGTTAGCTATCGAAACATCCATGAACATTTTACAACCGCGAtaatttgataacattttaatatagataaaaaatgattgaatttgtcttgttattttatttaaataaatataataataagataatattgaattagtatgttgaattgtaaatattttgattttatgaattatcataaacaataatcacaatctattttaaatgaaattatttattagttttataatttacacgtAAACATGTCATATGACgtgttttttgtaattttgtagctaggaaatgtttattaaatgtatttagttaaattataatttttattataaaaatggaaactctttatttaatttgtattaatattatacttagtgtatttgcttttttttgtacttataacattataccacATTTAAAATCTATGTTTATTGGTGCCAATTTATACGgaaaagatttaaataaaaaatctgacAATAAAATGtgagttcaaaatatttttaattgtatctaaatttatattgaatatatgtatttacaaacatataatttgtaacatttatttttacttgatttcaattctttattattattaaaattatttttatatattttatcgataataTTTGAATGACTTGTGTTATTTTGCTTTAGACCTGAAGCTTTTGGTGTAGTGACAGGATGTACATTTCTGATCACCATCTTTCTGTTGATACCACTCATATTTGGCCGGCAGATGTTGCAAAATGATACTACTCTATTTCCACACAgtgaagtaattattttatattttattttaaacaaatattctattattagatattttaatatcgacaGTTTTGTACTCAgaaaccatttaaaaatatattttaatattttagggtttattcaaataatttttataggtaagGTGAGATAATATGAATCTTAATcacttattttgtataaactaaaatatttaaatggtatcttgaaataatatttttaataactcaagAAGTCAgttgcttatttatttatttttcagtttgtAGAAATGTTAGCAGCTTTGTTGTCAATTTGCTGTATGCTTCTATTAGGATTTGCGGATGATGTTCTTAACCTTAGATGGCGACATAAACTATTACTACCCACTATTGCTTCTTTGCCTTTActtgttgtttattatataaacttcaACTCTACtacaattattgtacctaAACCTTTCAGGGATATTTTTGGAGTATCTGTGAACTTAGGTAAGtcttacattttaagttagaTTTATTTGTTGGTAATATTACTTActtttttcaatgtattatttctaCAGGTTTACTCTACTATGTGTATATGGGTATGCTAGCTGTATTTTGTACAAAcgctattaatatattagcgGGAATAAATGGTTTGGAAACTGGACAGAGTCTCATTATTgcaatttctattttaatttttaatttatttgaactatCTGGAGATTGTGCCCAAgcacatttattttcattgcattttataataccgTTTATATCTGTTACTTTtgctttgttaaaatttaattggcAAGTAaactattagttatttaaactattccTATAAttccataattaaaaatgtattaatgtttcaGGTATCCTTCTGAAGTATTTGTTGGTGATACGTATTGTTATTTTGCTGGTATGACTTTTGCAGTAGTTGGGATTCTTGGTCATTTTAGCAaaactatgttattattttttttaccacaaatattcaattttttgtacTCAACACCCCAATTATTCCATTTCATAAACTGTCCAAGGCATCGTATTCCGAGGTATGAAaagaacaattataatataggatgCAGCAAAAAAACTTCCCTGGTTgatgaaacttaaaaaatcaattcaagtcaagtatcaaaaaatatatttttttttataaattgtgcaTACAATACCATTTTGTatcaattagttttataaattatatcacttCAGTGGCACATctcattttct includes the following:
- the LOC113553598 gene encoding UDP-N-acetylglucosamine--dolichyl-phosphate N-acetylglucosaminephosphotransferase, which translates into the protein METLYLICINIILSVFAFFCTYNIIPHLKSMFIGANLYGKDLNKKSDNKIPEAFGVVTGCTFLITIFLLIPLIFGRQMLQNDTTLFPHSEFVEMLAALLSICCMLLLGFADDVLNLRWRHKLLLPTIASLPLLVVYYINFNSTTIIVPKPFRDIFGVSVNLGLLYYVYMGMLAVFCTNAINILAGINGLETGQSLIIAISILIFNLFELSGDCAQAHLFSLHFIIPFISVTFALLKFNWYPSEVFVGDTYCYFAGMTFAVVGILGHFSKTMLLFFLPQIFNFLYSTPQLFHFINCPRHRIPRLDKYGTLSPSYAECNNNSISTIGKMCLKLFSIFKIIHIEEKSDGNIKCNNLTLINLCLLKIGPTNEKTLTIILLIIQFVCSLFAFIIRYPLASLFYDV